One genomic window of Marinicella rhabdoformis includes the following:
- a CDS encoding DesA family fatty acid desaturase: MEFLNFLETGLLDFSAWQIVLTVFISVQITLSGVSLFLHREQTHRGIKLHPAIQHFYRFWMWFTTGMLTKDWVAIHRKHHAHCETEDDPHSPQIHGIKKVLFHGVTLYTEERKNQETLDKYGKGTPDDWIERNIYTKFHFLGIFLLAAVDIALFGIIGAAVFAIQIIWIPFFAAGVINGVGHYFGYRNYRTDDSSRNISRFAFFIMGEELHNNHHAFPSSSKFAHKKGEYDLGWYVIKGLNKLGLCEIKKVVPELHIDETQVEFSNETVKAILTHKFNVMQLYIKDVINPNLNSEFESPDKAVKKDIKKYTQQLSLDPQFVKSKWKNKLQANFEANHTMQSLMVYKAELQAIWDNNSMSMEEMIEAFKAWCHKAETSGNKMLQDFAASLKQYKLNPYIS; encoded by the coding sequence ATGGAATTTTTAAACTTTTTAGAAACCGGTTTGCTTGATTTTTCAGCTTGGCAAATCGTCTTAACAGTTTTTATCAGTGTTCAAATCACTTTATCTGGCGTCAGCTTGTTTCTCCACAGAGAACAAACCCACCGAGGCATCAAATTACACCCCGCCATTCAACACTTTTACCGATTCTGGATGTGGTTTACTACGGGCATGTTAACCAAAGATTGGGTCGCCATTCACCGCAAGCACCATGCCCATTGCGAAACCGAAGATGATCCACACAGCCCACAGATTCATGGCATTAAGAAAGTCCTGTTCCATGGTGTAACCTTATATACAGAAGAACGTAAAAACCAAGAAACCTTGGACAAATATGGCAAAGGCACACCTGATGACTGGATAGAAAGAAACATTTATACCAAGTTCCATTTCTTAGGCATTTTCTTATTGGCGGCTGTTGATATTGCCTTATTCGGCATCATAGGCGCAGCTGTATTTGCGATACAAATTATTTGGATTCCATTTTTTGCAGCCGGCGTGATCAATGGTGTTGGTCATTATTTTGGCTACCGCAATTACCGAACTGATGACTCTTCAAGAAACATCTCTCGCTTTGCCTTTTTTATCATGGGTGAAGAGTTACACAATAACCACCATGCGTTCCCCTCATCCAGTAAATTCGCCCACAAAAAAGGAGAATATGACTTGGGCTGGTATGTCATCAAAGGCTTGAATAAGTTGGGTTTGTGTGAGATCAAAAAAGTGGTGCCTGAATTACACATTGATGAAACACAAGTGGAATTTTCAAATGAAACAGTCAAGGCCATTTTGACCCATAAGTTCAATGTGATGCAGTTATACATCAAAGATGTCATCAACCCCAACTTAAATTCCGAGTTTGAATCACCTGACAAAGCCGTTAAAAAAGACATCAAAAAATACACACAACAATTGTCTCTTGACCCTCAATTCGTTAAAAGCAAATGGAAAAACAAACTCCAAGCGAATTTTGAAGCCAACCACACCATGCAGTCCTTAATGGTTTACAAAGCTGAATTACAAGCCATTTGGGACAATAACAGCATGAGCATGGAAGAAATGATTGAAGCGTTTAAAGCATGGTGTCATAAAGCAGAAACCAGTGGTAACAAAATGCTGCAAGATTTTGCCGCCTCATTGAAGCAATACAAACTCAACCCCTATATTAGCTAA
- a CDS encoding ATP-binding cassette domain-containing protein translates to MSKTRDKHVLAEKNPIIYIEAKKLTLKKHNQTILDQLDISIHDQAITVLLGANGAGKSTLLQALSGVFAPYSGQLSWPKSGKPPESQRIAYVSEPAVFYSHLTTEEQLLFHAGSHHLLPRNAEQALAQWHLSAVAKKKTGQLSLGYRQRLALAQAFMLRPRLLLLDEPMNGMDPDLMSLFKQEVTKIKPHCCVVMASHLLHLMDDWVDHVVVMAQGKVLSQQHVVKDKSLYQVYQETMALQHNDVNRQNEVAS, encoded by the coding sequence GTGTCAAAAACCAGAGATAAACACGTGTTAGCTGAAAAGAATCCAATAATATATATCGAAGCAAAAAAGCTGACATTAAAAAAACACAATCAGACCATTCTTGACCAATTAGATATTTCAATTCATGATCAAGCGATTACCGTTTTACTGGGCGCCAATGGGGCAGGAAAATCAACGCTTTTACAAGCGTTATCAGGTGTTTTTGCACCTTACTCTGGTCAGTTGAGTTGGCCAAAGTCTGGAAAGCCTCCTGAAAGTCAAAGGATTGCCTATGTATCAGAACCTGCTGTTTTTTATTCGCATTTAACCACAGAAGAGCAGTTGTTATTTCATGCAGGCAGTCATCATTTGCTTCCAAGGAATGCCGAACAGGCGTTAGCCCAATGGCATTTGTCAGCCGTGGCTAAGAAAAAAACAGGTCAGTTATCTTTAGGGTATAGACAGCGTTTGGCTTTGGCACAAGCTTTCATGTTGCGGCCTCGATTGTTGCTCTTGGATGAGCCGATGAATGGCATGGATCCTGATTTGATGTCTTTATTCAAACAAGAGGTAACCAAAATCAAACCGCATTGCTGTGTGGTGATGGCATCTCACTTGTTGCACTTGATGGATGACTGGGTAGACCATGTGGTGGTCATGGCTCAAGGCAAGGTGCTCAGCCAGCAACATGTTGTGAAAGACAAGAGCTTATATCAAGTGTACCAAGAAACCATGGCGTTACAACACAATGATGTTAATCGGCAGAACGAGGTGGCGTCATGA